The Candidatus Cloacimonadota bacterium genome contains the following window.
AGGCAGGTCATCTCCTTTCCAATGCGAAGGATTATTATCCATTATCTCTTTCCATTCTTTTTGAGTTACTTCATATTTCCCGATATAAAAATCGCTTACCGTAACGGAATGAACAGGTTTTTCATCATTATCTCCATCATTGCTTCCCATTTGAAATGTTCCGCCTTTTACGAAAACCATATTATCGGGAACATCGCTTCCTTGTTCAAGGCTTATTTGTCTGCGCGTTGTTTTGTCAGAAGTTACTCTAAAACTTTCCGTATGGGTTTTGTATTCATCGGCTGTTACTGTCAGGTTATAAGTGCCTACCGGTACATCACGGAATGTTTTTTTGCCGGTGGAGTTGTAATGTTTTCCGCCATCTCCGGTCAGTTCTATTTTTGCAGAAGCCGGTATTATATTTACCATCACAATTCCGGTTTGTACTTCCGGGTAATATTCTTTGGTAACATCAGCTTTTTTTTCGAGCAGAACGGAACGGGTAATGGTTTCTGCTTTAGGCATTTTAACTGTGATATTCACCATCTGGGGAGTTAGTTTCATATCGGTTACTCCGCCTTTGTGTCCGCTGTCGTTGTTAACATAAACTGTTGCATTTGGATGTGTCTTTACGGTTAGAGAGGCTCTGATATCTTGCAAAGTATAGGTTTTGTTTGTCGGATCAGTTATGGTTATTTGTTCATTTATAGTTTCGTAATTTTCTTTTTCCAGTTTAATGCTGTATGTTCCTTCCGGAAAAAAAGTATTGACCGGAGTTTTTCCAAGTTTTATCCCTTTTATCCAGACGGTTGCCCCAGAAGGTTCACTTTCGATTTTGATGGTGGCATCCATAGCTTCCACCAGTTCATAATCAAAGTTCTGGTTACCGATTTTTATCTCGATGGTTTCTTCAATTGTTTCAAAGCCGTCCAACTCAATTTTAATTGTTTGTTTGCCTTCCGGTGTTGTAAAACTCAATTTGCCGTCAGTTGTTCTTCCTTTGGAGCTATTCTCAATAAAAATTTCTGCTCCGGAAGGATCTGTGGTGACCAAAATCGGAATTTCCGTTGCCAGCCTGAATTTTTCATCAGCACTCATTTCATAAACTGAACCGCTTTTCAGTTTCATCCCGAATACTTCTTTGTAATTACCGAAACCTTCTTTCTTGAGCACGATATAACCCGCGCCTTTTTTCATGGTGATCAAGTATTCGCCTTGTCTATCTATCTGGGCTACTTTACTTGCCGTGTTCTCAAAATTGATGCCCTTTACTCCACAGCGTACGATCAGCAAAGCACAAAGTTCACCGTTGTTATCGTATTTATAACCATCATCGAGCATCTGTAAACCGAGATGAGCCGGATTTTCTTTGATCTTAGATGTTATTTCAAATTCTGCGGAGAATAACGAACTAAAACTGAAAACTACAATTATCAAAACGGAAATTTTCATATTTTATTTTCCTGTAATTTTTTTGATTTTATTTTTTTGCTGTTGGATTGGAGTCAAGAATTTCATTGGTATGGAATTCCTTTCCGAAGCTTCCCCCAACGAAATTCTTCCAATTAAGATTCGGAAAGTTTTCTCCTTTTTTTGGAGTGCATTAACCGTGTTAATGCTAAGCGACGAAGTCGCTTCCAAATCTTCGGAATGTGCGAAGCTCTTCCGAATGATGAGAATGAAAAGGAGTAAACATTCAAACATTCCGGTGAACAATGTTCAATCGGAAGTTAGAACATAACTTGGTGAATTGATTGATTCAAACCTTCAAGGTTTGTCAAACCTTGAAGGTTTAAAAAAACATTGAAATTCCGATACAGATAAATAGATGAGATGCAAGCATCTCAAAAAGTAACACGGTTACTTTACTCCAAAATTAATAAATTCTTTCATCTCATTTATAAAGATCATAAAATCGATCTGGTGTTTTTTTAGAATCTCAAA
Protein-coding sequences here:
- a CDS encoding PEGA domain-containing protein, whose translation is MKISVLIIVVFSFSSLFSAEFEITSKIKENPAHLGLQMLDDGYKYDNNGELCALLIVRCGVKGINFENTASKVAQIDRQGEYLITMKKGAGYIVLKKEGFGNYKEVFGMKLKSGSVYEMSADEKFRLATEIPILVTTDPSGAEIFIENSSKGRTTDGKLSFTTPEGKQTIKIELDGFETIEETIEIKIGNQNFDYELVEAMDATIKIESEPSGATVWIKGIKLGKTPVNTFFPEGTYSIKLEKENYETINEQITITDPTNKTYTLQDIRASLTVKTHPNATVYVNNDSGHKGGVTDMKLTPQMVNITVKMPKAETITRSVLLEKKADVTKEYYPEVQTGIVMVNIIPASAKIELTGDGGKHYNSTGKKTFRDVPVGTYNLTVTADEYKTHTESFRVTSDKTTRRQISLEQGSDVPDNMVFVKGGTFQMGSNDGDNDEKPVHSVTVSDFYIGKYEVTQKEWKEIMDNNPSHWKGDDLP